AATAATTGATTTGAAGAACAAAGAAGCTGGTGAGGAATTGGAATCTGCAAAAGTAAAGGAGGAAAATACTCAATTGAGTTTTGACCAGGATGAAAAGAAAGCTGAAGAGGAGGGTGGGAGGAAAGTGGATTGAAAGCAGTTTGGTTGGTGGGGGATAATCTCCCTTATTCTGCTATTATTTATGATTTTATTATTGCTTAAAAAGCCGAAATTAATCTAGTGTGTCAAAGTTAAAAAACAAAAACTATACAAAAACTACTCATAAAAAAAACAACCACCTGATAATCAGATGGTTGTTTTTTATTTCTGTGGAGTCGCCGAGAATCGAACTCGGGTCCAAACAAGCAATCAGAGAGCTTTCTACACGCTTAGTTTCAACTTGAATTTTCGATCAGCAGCTTGGTTTGAAACAACCACTACTGACTTAGCCTCTAAGATTTCGGAAGATGTCCGAGACACTAACCTTCCTAGGTTTATTTTACGGTTCCCCTCAACAAAGCGCCACAAACCAAGGCTCTTAAGGAGAATCTAGCTCTTCCACCTGGTGGAAACTAAGGCAATCTTACTATAATTCAGATTATGCAGCTAAAGCGTAATTATTTTCGCCGTTTAAAAAGTTCGTTGTCTGATATTTACGAGCAAAACAACAACGCTCGACGTGCTTACTGACTAATTCCACTCGCTGTCAAAACCGATCGACCCCTTATAGAATAAGTTTTTAAGAGATTGCAAAATTACAATTTTAAAATAAAGAATACAACCTTTAAGGCTGAAAAAAGTTTAGATTTTTGGAATAACAGAGAAATACAGCTATATTTGCCAGAACCACCCTCAAAAAAACGAAACAACTAATTTATTATACATATTATGAAAATTGGCATTATTAAGGAACGAAAAAGTCCTCCTGATAGACGTGTTGTGTTTACACCTGAAATTCTAGCAAAGGCGTTGCAAACGTTTGATACCCTAGAAGCAGTCGTAGAACCTTCGCCTATCAGAATCTTTCCTGACCAAGCGTATGCTGACAAAAACATCCCCCTTAGTGATGATCTATCCGATTGCGATGTTTTAATAGGCGTAAAGGAGGTTCCCGTAGAGGATTTAATACCCAATAAAACCTACTTTTTCTTCTCCCATACCATTAAAGAACAAGAATACAATAGAGGTATTTTACAAACTTGTTTGGCAAAGAATATTCGCTTAATCGATCACGAAACTTTAGTGGACGAAAACAACAAGCGATTAATAGGTTTTGGGCGTTATGCAGGAATCGTAGGGGCATACAACACCCTTCGTGCTTTTGGATTGAAATATGAGCTATTTACGCTGAAAAAAGCGGAGCAAATGCTACATACAGAAGATTTAATTGCACAACTAAAAAAGCAATATTTCCCACCAATCAAGATTGCTGTTACAGGAAATGGAAAAGTAAGTCATGGAATCATGGAGATTTTAAATGGTATGAAAGCCAAAAAAGTTTCGATTGAACATTTCTTGACACAGAAATACGATATTCCGGTTTATACGCAATTAGAGGTAATGGATTACTACAAGCGCAAAGATGGAGGAGAGGCTACAAAAGCTGATTTCTACGTTAATCCAGAACAATACGAAAGTAATTTCGAGCGTTTTACAAAAGTGACGGATGTATTAATTACTGGGCATTTCTTTAAACATGGTTCGCCGAAAATCCTAACTAGAGCAATGTTAAATGCAATTGATAACAAGATTCAAGTAGTAGGGGATGTGTCTTGTGATGTCGATCACGGACCTATTGACAGCACATTAAGAGCCTCTACAATTGCAGATCCACTGTATGGCTATCATCCAGGTAAAAATGAAGAAGTAGCATTTGATCATCCAGCAGCGATTACTGTTATGGCGATTGACAACCTTCCTTGCGAATTACCTAAAGATGCAAGTGAAGGTTTTGGAGATGTTTTCTTAAACGCAATCCTACCTGCTTTTTTCAACAATGATAAAGATCAAATCTTAGCGCGTGCAACTGTTACACAAGACGGTCGTCTGACAGAGCGCTTTACTTATCTACAAGACTACGTAGACGGTAAATAGAAATATCGTTTTTGGCGTACTTGGGACTTTAAATTGTTAAGAGTATGCCAAAAACAAATATTATTTGAAAAATTCCTAAAAAAATAGTTTTACTCCGTATATTTGTTGCGAAATTTACAATCTCAAAAAAGGACAAACTAACAATTGTGTAGCGATTGGCAGAAGATGCTTTAAAATTGTTACAAATTGAGTCTTTTTATTTCTAAATAGGTAATAAAAAGGCCCCTCAATCCAAACAATACGGATAGTTGTCTTTCAAAGAGCGCGTATTTTTCCAAACAACAAGTCTATTATTTAATTGTTCAAGATAAAACTATGGAAGGTGAATTAACAAGCAAGGAGCTGCGTATTCAAAAAAAGATTAAAGATTCAGAAACTCACGTTTTTAGAACTGTTTTCCCAGGACAAACCAATCACCATGGTACCATGTTTGGGGGTGCTGTTTTAGCCATTATGGATGAAATCGCCTTTATGACCGCTACTCGCTTTTGCCGTAAACCAATTGTTACTGTTTCAAGTGATAAAATCGATTTCAATCAACCGATTCCTGTAGGAACTTTGGTTGAATTAATTGGAACAGTGGTACGCGTAGGACGTACAAGTTTAGATGTTAGGGTAGACGTATTCGTGGAAAGCATGTATAGAGAGGGCCGTGAAAAGGCAATCTCTGGTAATTTTACTTTAGTTGCGATTAACGAAAGCAAACGTCCAGTACCTGTAATGGATGAAATTGAAACGTTTTAAGTTTATTCAAATAAAACAAAAAAAGCTACTGTTTGCAAACAGTAGCTTTTTTTTGTTTTAACTCCCTTCGATTATGCCTAATCTTCATGGGTCAACAATCGAAAAAATAGCTTATCATTTAAAAAATTAAAATCACTAAGAATTGGCTTCCAAAATTAGTTAATTAAATCTACTATTCGTATTTTTAAAGGACAACCTATTTTATCAAAAAAATTATGAATATAAAAAATGTAACCGTTGCTGGTAGCGGTGTTTTAGGATATCAAATTGCATTTCAAACTGCTTTTCACGGATTTAATGTGACGGTTTATGATATCAATGAGGAAGCGATTAACAAGGCTAAGGCAAAGTTTGATCCGTTGAGTGAACGCTATAAAGAGGACTTAGGTGCAACTGATGCACAAATCGAAAAGACAAAGGCAAACTTATCGTATTCAAGCGATTTAAAAGCAGCTACAGCTTCGGCTGATTTGGTTATTGAAGCCGTTCCTGAAAGCCTGAAAATTAAAGTGAGCTTCTACCATGAATTAGCTGAAGTAGCACCTGCACATACTATTTTTGCTACAAATTCTTCTACTTTATTACCTAGTCAATTTGCAGAAGCGACGAAAAGACCCAAACAATTCTTAGCGTTGCATTTTGCCAATGAAATATGGACGCATAATACTGCAGAGATTATGGGACATCCGCAAACTGATCCTCAAATTTTTGATCAAGTAGTAGCCTTTGCAAAAGCAATTGGAATGATTACGTTGCCCTTACACAAAGAACAACCGGGTTATATTTTAAATTCCTTACTCGTTCCTTTTTTAGATGCAGCTACGAATCTACTAGTCAATGACGTATCTGATGCACATACGATTGATAAGACGTGGATGGCTGCAACAGGGGCACCAACAGGTCCTTTTGGTATCTTAGATATTGTGGGAATCACAACGGCTTATAACATCAATAAAATGGCTGCTGATGCAACACAAGATCCACTAAAAATCAAAACGGTGGAATACCTTAAAAAAGAATTTATTGATAAGAATAAATTAGGTGTAGGAACTGGTGAAGGATTTTATACCTATCCGAATCCAGCGTATTTAGATAAAGATTTCTTGAAATAAATCACCTAGTATCAAACATAAAAAAGCCTCAAATACAAGGATGTATTTGAGGCTTTTTTTACTTAAAGTTTTACTTTAATTAATATTATGTAAAACACATAATATTAGTGAATTAAATATATCTAAACAACGGATTTAGTCATGCGGTCATTCTGTAGTAAATCACGGCGTAATTCCGTGTTTTTAAACCCTATAGATGTCAATAACTCAACCATTTCTTGACCTAAATATTGATTGATTTCATAAAATAATTGCCCACCAGTTTGTAAATTATCAAAGGCTAATGTTGCAATTTTACGGTAAAAGATAAGCGGATCTTGATCTGTTACAAATAGCGCTGTATGCGGTTCATAATCCATGACATTTTTCTTTATTTCGACCTTTTCCAATTGACGAATGTAGGGCGGATTTGAAACAATCACATCGAATGTGGTAGCCAATTGGGGTAAAGCTAAAATGTCTTGTTGTATAAAATTAACTTGTACACCTAAGTTTGTTGCATTTTGTTGTGCTACTTGCAAAGCTTCTGCAGCGATATCCAAAAGGGTCACTTGACTTTGTGGCAATTCTTTAGCCAAGGTCAATCCAATGCAACCACTGCCAGTTCCAATATCCAAGATGCGTATGGGTTGATCAGCAGGAACACTCGCTAAAATCCATTCTACTAATTCTTCTGTTTCCGGACGAGGAATTAACGTATGTTCATTCACCTGAAAGGTATAACCGTAAAAATAAGCCTTGCCAAAAATATGCTGAATGGGCTTTTGATTGCGAAGTTCTTCCAATGTATGTGCCCATTTTTCAGGATTCGCAGTTACTAAATCCGGATGCATCACCAAATCAATGCGCGTTTTCTCTTCGAGTTCTTCCAAACAGAAGAGAAACAATTGCTGAGCTTCTAACTCGTCGTAAATCGGAGTGAGCTCAGTGATAAACTGGTCTTGAAGTAATTTTATCAACATAGTTTAAAAGCTAAAACCTATGAGTTTAGCTAAAAAGAATTAAATTTGTTCAAAGATACAGTTTTATCAATGTTGGAAAAAGACGAATACTATATTTCTCGATGTTTACAATTAGCCAAACAAGGAACTTTTGCAGCAATGCCTAATCCTTCGGTTGGCGCCGTTATTGTACATGACAATCAGATTATAGGAGAGGGGTTTACCGCTGCATATGGGGGTGCTCATGCAGAAGTTAATGCAATTGCCAGTGTAAAGAATCAAGCATTACTCAAGAAAAGTACATTGTACGTTAGTTTAGAGCCTTGTAGTCACTTTGGCAAAACGCCACCTTGTTCTGATTTGGTCATTGCCAAACAAATTCCCCGTGTAGTGGTTGGAACGATTGATCCTTTTGCAAAGGTTTGTGGAATGGGAATTCAAAAAATGAAAGACGCTGGAATTGAAGTCGTTGTTGGTGTACTAGAACAAGCATGTCAACAAAGCAACCAACGTTTCTTTACCTTTCATCAAAAGAAACGCCCGTATATTATTCTAAAATGGGCTGCAAGTCAAGATGGGTTTATTGCCCCTTTACACCGAGATGAACAAGCTCCTGTTTGGTTATCCAATGCATATGCAAAACAGTTGGTCCATCAATGGAGGAGTGAAGAAATGGCTTTTCTAGTGGGTACAAACACCGTATTGGACGATAATCCGTCACTCACCACGAGAACGTGGTATGGCAAGAATCCCACTCGCATTTATTTGGATCGACAAGGAAAGATCAGCCCTTCTTTTGCTATTAACCAGCAAGAAGAACCCGCTATTTGTATTACAGCCAATCGAGCGCTGCAATCTACAGCACATACGCAATACTATTACGCCGATTTTGATCAAGACGTAGTACAGCAAATTTGTACCATCTTGTACGACCTACAAATCATGTCTGTCGTTATTGAAGGAGGAACGCAAACCATTGAACATTTTATCGCGGCCAATCTTTGGGATGAAGCACGTATTTTTACAAGTGATGTACGATTAGGAGAAGGTATTTCCGCTCCTGAATTACCAACCGCTGGTACAAGCAAGCGCTATATCATCGCGAATAATGAATTACATATTTTACACGCCAAATAATGACGGAAGAAAAAGATTTTTATAAAACCATCAGTCAACCTACAGAAGAAGTACTATACAAAGAAAAAAACAGTAAATTCTTTGGATATGCCTTTCCAATCAAAAAGGAAGAGGAGGTAAAAGAAATACTCGATCAGATTAAGAAAGTGCATTACAATGCGCGCCATTGGTGCTATGCTTTTCAGCTGGGGACTGATCCCGTTTATTATCGTGCCAATGATGATGGAGAACCGAGTAATACGGCTGGAGCGCCTATTTATGGTCAGATACAATCCTTTGACTTAACGGATATCTTAATTGTTGTTGTGCGTTATTTTGGAGGGGTAAAACTGGGCGTTGGCGGACTTATAACGGCTTATCGCGCAGCAGCACAGATGGCCCTGGAAGAAGCGGATATTATCGAATGTACGATTGATAAAAAATTTAAAGTTCGCTTTGATTATAAAGACATGAATAATGTAATGCGCGTCATCAAAGAACGCAACTTACAATTAGTGCAACAGAAATTAGAAATGACCTGCGAAATTGAATTATCGATTCGCAAGAGTGAATATCAACAAGCCTTAGATGCTTTTGTGCCTTATTATGAAGTCAAAGTGATCGAACCTTCGGCAGAAGGTTATTAATTTTGCTCATATTTCAAACCTAAACTTTACATTCAAATGAAAAAAAACAATCCCTTGTCTATCATTTATTTACAAAAAATAGAATCGCCAATTGGAACGCTTGTTGTTTGTGCGAGTGAGAAGGGAATTTGTTTGGTCGAATTTGCTGATATTCAAGATTTAGAACGAGAATACCAACAAATTTGTAAAGAGAAACAAGCGCAAATTGTAGAAGGTTCCTCTGATTTAATCGAACAACTTAGGGGAGAATTAGACGCTTATTTTAAAGGAGAATTAAAAGTCTTTACTGTTCCTTTAGATCTTATCGGTACGGAATTTCAAAAGAGCATCTGGCTGGGATTACAATCGATTCCTTATGGTGAAACCAAATCCTATAAACAGCAATCTGAACTTTTACAGATTCCAAAGAGTATTCGAGCTGTAGCCAATGCCAATGGCAAAAATCGAATTGCTCTTGTTATTCCTTGTCACCGCATTATCGGAACAGACGGAAGTCTAACGGGATACAGAGGGGGAGTTTGGCGCAAAAAATTTCTCTTGGAACTAGAAAACAAGGAGTATAATCAAACGGAACAGTTGACTTTAGCATTAGAATAAGAATGAAAAAAATGTTTTTAGCATCATCCTTCTGTGATGTAGCGGATCTATTAGAAGCGTTTGTAGGAGAGAAATTACGAACTAAAACCGTAACTTTTATCCCAACAGCAAGTTTAGTTGAAGAATATAAAGGCCATGTAGAAAATGACAAAAATGCTTTTTTGCGTCTAGGTATGACTGTAGATGTATTAGAGTTAAGTGTGGCAAGTCCGGAAGAAATCAACACAAAACTAACGACCAATGATTATATTTTTGTGTCTGGCGGAAATACTTTCTATTTACTCGAACAACTTCGCCAATCCGGGGCTGATGCTCTTATCCAAGCTGAAATAGCAAAAGGAAAGGTTTATATTGGTACATCTGCAGGAAGTATGATAATGTCACCTGATATTACTTATGTTGAAGCTATGGATGACAAGTCTAAAGCTCATGTATTACAGGATTATAAAGGTTTGCATCTAATTGATCAATATCCTTTGGTTCATTACCAAGATTTTCCATTTGTGGAAGCTGGAGAGCAAATTTATCAAACCTATAAAGATAGACTTCCTTTAGTCTTACTAAACAATAAACAAGTTTTACTCGTTAATAAGGATGAGATTCAAGTCAAAACGAGATAAACATACACCATAAAAAAGGGATTTCTACAAAACAGAAATCCCTTTCAGTAAATAATACAATAAAAAACAATATTTATCTACTATACTAACGGATGATTTCTAGTTTTGGTATGTAGGGATAGGAAAAGATTTCAATTTAATTCAGGGATATAACCAGGAGTATAATAGCTAAAGCAGCTAATATCAATCCAATGATGTTTTTTCGATTCAGTTTCTCATTAAATAAGGTATATCCCAAAAGTGTACCCAGGAAAATGACTCCAAAATTCATTCCTGCAAACACAATGGTAGGGTTGGAGGAGAAGTGTTGATGGGCTTTCATGTAAAAAATGATATTGACAAAATTCAATCCTCCAATAAAAGCACCTGAAGCCAGGTTGAGTTTAGTTAGCTTAAAAATATTTTTCTTTGTGCCAATCGTATAGGCAACTAGACTCAAAATCAAAGCCGTAGCAAAAACGTAAAACAAACTTTGTGTATAGGGAATTGCCGAATACAGTGCTAATTTTTTAAAGCAAATATCAATGACACCAAATCCTAAAAAGGTTCCTAAGAGATAAAATGAACTCGTATTAGAACCCGTATTTTTTGCTGTATTTCCTTTATTCAAAATAAAATAAACTGAAACCAATCCAACGCCTAAAGCAATGTATCTCAATGTATTTAGCGCTTCATGAAAAATAAAAATAGCAGCCAAAATTGGGATCAACAGCGATAATCGTTGGGCAATATCCGTTTTAATTAAACCGGCGTGCTTAATAGAGTAAAATTGAACCACAAAGATTGTCGGCAATAAAATCCCCAAAGCTGCAATAATTCCAAAAGGCATTGTCGCTGAGATTTGCGTAAAATCAACTTCAAAAATAAAAAAGGCCAATAACGAAGTGATGACGTAATTGACGATAATGATTTCAAAAATATTGATGGCGTACTTTTTTATGTATTTGAAAAATACACCCACAGAAACGCTTCCAAGAATACTACAAAGTAAATAGATCATGATAAATGCTATAGTGGCTACAAAAATAGAAATTCTGGGAATGTAGCCAATACGAGGAGGAGTTTAAATTTTCTATTTTACATAATATTAATTATGATATAAATATATAGTTAGGAGTAGAACGTGGTTTCTTGTACATTGATTCAATATCTCCCAGCTATCGTTCTGTCCTTATTTAATAAATTCTTCTGCTGATATTGCATTTAAATTCCCATCCACAATAACTGTAATCTGTCTAGCTTTTTCAATGTGTGCTTTGGTTAAGTATTTTAGTACCGCTTGTACATTGTATGCGATAAATTGAACGGAATCTGCTGTTTGATAATTTGCTTCTAATGTGCGTAATTCTTCCGTAAGCAAATCCATTTCATTTCGTAGCCTCTGGTATTCGCCTAAAACAATTCCAGCAGTTTCTTGGCTTGTATCCTCAAGATCTGCTGTTGACGTTATGGTAATCTGATTTTCTAGTGGATTCTTCTGATTTAGTTCTTGTTGCTTTTCTTTTAAACGTCTTACTAAATCACTGGTCTTTGTTGCTAAACGGTCTTTTTCCGTTAACGTATCTATTTGAATAATAGCTACACTGGTTCCTTGTTTACTCAAATCTAATCCGATTTCATTTGCAATATAATATTGCACAACGGGCATGAATTGATTCTCTTTTATTTCTTTTTCTTTATTGCAGCTCAAACCCACAAGAACTACACATAAAAACAGTATTCTTTTCATTTTCATACCCCAACCTTTAACAAAATTTTAAATTAAATGTACGAAAAAATCAATAATATTTACACTTTTACCGCTATATTCTATCCAATACTTACAAAAAAAAATAAAAAAACCACGCATTGCGTGGTTTTACTGCTTAATTTTTTATAAAATCTTTCCGTTTAATTACTTGTAAATCCTTACTGACAATAATGCCCAATGTATCCGTTTTAATGATGCGATCTTGGTTTCGAATATGCAATAAGGCACTTACTTTATAGGCTACAAATTGCTTGTTATCCGCTGTTTTTTCCTTGACAATCACTTCTTCTAATTCTTTAATCAAAGGTGCTGCTTTCGCTTCTATTTCGCTATACTCCCGTACTGCTTTATCGATTTCCGTTCGCACATTTGCTACAGGGTGAATTTTGTACAACAACATGTATTGATTTACGGCATGACGCTGTAATTCAATAAAGGGTAAATAGCCTACTTGGAATT
The window above is part of the Myroides odoratus DSM 2801 genome. Proteins encoded here:
- a CDS encoding methylated-DNA--[protein]-cysteine S-methyltransferase → MKKNNPLSIIYLQKIESPIGTLVVCASEKGICLVEFADIQDLEREYQQICKEKQAQIVEGSSDLIEQLRGELDAYFKGELKVFTVPLDLIGTEFQKSIWLGLQSIPYGETKSYKQQSELLQIPKSIRAVANANGKNRIALVIPCHRIIGTDGSLTGYRGGVWRKKFLLELENKEYNQTEQLTLALE
- a CDS encoding acyl-CoA thioesterase encodes the protein MEGELTSKELRIQKKIKDSETHVFRTVFPGQTNHHGTMFGGAVLAIMDEIAFMTATRFCRKPIVTVSSDKIDFNQPIPVGTLVELIGTVVRVGRTSLDVRVDVFVESMYREGREKAISGNFTLVAINESKRPVPVMDEIETF
- a CDS encoding IMPACT family protein, whose protein sequence is MTEEKDFYKTISQPTEEVLYKEKNSKFFGYAFPIKKEEEVKEILDQIKKVHYNARHWCYAFQLGTDPVYYRANDDGEPSNTAGAPIYGQIQSFDLTDILIVVVRYFGGVKLGVGGLITAYRAAAQMALEEADIIECTIDKKFKVRFDYKDMNNVMRVIKERNLQLVQQKLEMTCEIELSIRKSEYQQALDAFVPYYEVKVIEPSAEGY
- the ribD gene encoding bifunctional diaminohydroxyphosphoribosylaminopyrimidine deaminase/5-amino-6-(5-phosphoribosylamino)uracil reductase RibD, which produces MFKDTVLSMLEKDEYYISRCLQLAKQGTFAAMPNPSVGAVIVHDNQIIGEGFTAAYGGAHAEVNAIASVKNQALLKKSTLYVSLEPCSHFGKTPPCSDLVIAKQIPRVVVGTIDPFAKVCGMGIQKMKDAGIEVVVGVLEQACQQSNQRFFTFHQKKRPYIILKWAASQDGFIAPLHRDEQAPVWLSNAYAKQLVHQWRSEEMAFLVGTNTVLDDNPSLTTRTWYGKNPTRIYLDRQGKISPSFAINQQEEPAICITANRALQSTAHTQYYYADFDQDVVQQICTILYDLQIMSVVIEGGTQTIEHFIAANLWDEARIFTSDVRLGEGISAPELPTAGTSKRYIIANNELHILHAK
- a CDS encoding NAD(P)-dependent oxidoreductase → MKIGIIKERKSPPDRRVVFTPEILAKALQTFDTLEAVVEPSPIRIFPDQAYADKNIPLSDDLSDCDVLIGVKEVPVEDLIPNKTYFFFSHTIKEQEYNRGILQTCLAKNIRLIDHETLVDENNKRLIGFGRYAGIVGAYNTLRAFGLKYELFTLKKAEQMLHTEDLIAQLKKQYFPPIKIAVTGNGKVSHGIMEILNGMKAKKVSIEHFLTQKYDIPVYTQLEVMDYYKRKDGGEATKADFYVNPEQYESNFERFTKVTDVLITGHFFKHGSPKILTRAMLNAIDNKIQVVGDVSCDVDHGPIDSTLRASTIADPLYGYHPGKNEEVAFDHPAAITVMAIDNLPCELPKDASEGFGDVFLNAILPAFFNNDKDQILARATVTQDGRLTERFTYLQDYVDGK
- the prmC gene encoding peptide chain release factor N(5)-glutamine methyltransferase, which encodes MLIKLLQDQFITELTPIYDELEAQQLFLFCLEELEEKTRIDLVMHPDLVTANPEKWAHTLEELRNQKPIQHIFGKAYFYGYTFQVNEHTLIPRPETEELVEWILASVPADQPIRILDIGTGSGCIGLTLAKELPQSQVTLLDIAAEALQVAQQNATNLGVQVNFIQQDILALPQLATTFDVIVSNPPYIRQLEKVEIKKNVMDYEPHTALFVTDQDPLIFYRKIATLAFDNLQTGGQLFYEINQYLGQEMVELLTSIGFKNTELRRDLLQNDRMTKSVV
- a CDS encoding Type 1 glutamine amidotransferase-like domain-containing protein; the encoded protein is MFLASSFCDVADLLEAFVGEKLRTKTVTFIPTASLVEEYKGHVENDKNAFLRLGMTVDVLELSVASPEEINTKLTTNDYIFVSGGNTFYLLEQLRQSGADALIQAEIAKGKVYIGTSAGSMIMSPDITYVEAMDDKSKAHVLQDYKGLHLIDQYPLVHYQDFPFVEAGEQIYQTYKDRLPLVLLNNKQVLLVNKDEIQVKTR
- a CDS encoding 3-hydroxyacyl-CoA dehydrogenase; translated protein: MNIKNVTVAGSGVLGYQIAFQTAFHGFNVTVYDINEEAINKAKAKFDPLSERYKEDLGATDAQIEKTKANLSYSSDLKAATASADLVIEAVPESLKIKVSFYHELAEVAPAHTIFATNSSTLLPSQFAEATKRPKQFLALHFANEIWTHNTAEIMGHPQTDPQIFDQVVAFAKAIGMITLPLHKEQPGYILNSLLVPFLDAATNLLVNDVSDAHTIDKTWMAATGAPTGPFGILDIVGITTAYNINKMAADATQDPLKIKTVEYLKKEFIDKNKLGVGTGEGFYTYPNPAYLDKDFLK